One window from the genome of Leucobacter aridicollis encodes:
- a CDS encoding CPBP family intramembrane glutamic endopeptidase codes for MIEHPVPTLRALPLAGALLVVLAAPAFFVAELPWLGLGLLLVGLVAAWVADARSRVLVWPGRPSQGWRPTPSLTRDLSLVALGLLIVRTIPLAAELDTLSMLRFTLALGGAVTVPYLVSRYIYGDRATGFPWRGETPGRRWGALHWGWLGGVLVLGWLILPYYFISSGVYANWPEITTQDLTARLFIGVGAVGIWDELFFICTVFAVLLRHFPVWAANVLQAVVFVSFLWELGYRAWGPILTIPFALVQGFIFVRTRSLAYVVTVHLLFDAVVFAVLVHAHNPALFDVFPTAP; via the coding sequence GTGATCGAACACCCCGTACCGACCCTGCGAGCGCTGCCACTTGCCGGCGCACTGCTTGTCGTGCTCGCGGCGCCGGCGTTCTTCGTCGCCGAGCTCCCGTGGCTCGGGCTGGGCCTCCTGCTCGTGGGGCTCGTTGCCGCCTGGGTAGCTGACGCTCGGTCAAGGGTGTTGGTGTGGCCCGGTCGCCCCTCGCAGGGCTGGCGCCCGACGCCTTCGCTCACGCGCGACCTCTCACTGGTCGCGCTCGGACTTCTTATCGTGCGCACGATTCCCCTCGCGGCAGAACTTGATACCCTCTCGATGCTGCGGTTCACGCTCGCGCTTGGTGGGGCCGTGACAGTGCCCTACCTCGTGTCCCGCTACATCTATGGCGACAGAGCTACAGGCTTCCCGTGGCGCGGCGAAACTCCCGGTCGGCGTTGGGGTGCGCTCCATTGGGGGTGGCTCGGTGGCGTACTCGTGCTCGGGTGGTTGATCTTGCCGTACTACTTCATCTCGTCAGGCGTCTACGCGAACTGGCCGGAGATCACCACGCAAGATCTCACGGCCCGCCTGTTCATCGGGGTTGGGGCAGTCGGAATCTGGGACGAGCTGTTCTTCATCTGCACAGTGTTTGCGGTGCTGCTGAGGCACTTCCCGGTGTGGGCCGCGAATGTGCTTCAGGCTGTAGTCTTCGTGTCGTTTCTGTGGGAGCTCGGCTACAGGGCCTGGGGGCCGATCTTGACGATCCCATTCGCGCTCGTGCAAGGTTTCATCTTCGTGCGGACTCGCTCGCTGGCGTACGTCGTCACAGTGCACCTCTTGTTCGACGCGGTCGTGTTCGCGGTGCTCGTGCACGCCCACAATCCAGCACTGTTCGACGTGTTTCCTACCGCTCCGTAG
- the aroQ gene encoding type II 3-dehydroquinate dehydratase codes for MKRILLVNGPNLNLLGTREPEIYGSDTLKDVERLVIRVAKEYGIDVRAVQSNHEGVILDAIHEARHDCSAIIINPAGLTHTSVVLRDALAGVPLPFAEIHISNVFAREEFRHHSFISPLAEFVITGAGIQGYEFAVRRIASLLAR; via the coding sequence ATGAAGCGGATCCTGCTGGTAAACGGCCCGAACCTCAACCTGCTCGGCACCCGCGAGCCCGAAATTTACGGCAGTGACACTCTCAAGGACGTTGAACGGCTCGTCATTCGCGTTGCCAAGGAGTACGGAATCGATGTCCGCGCGGTCCAGTCGAACCACGAGGGCGTCATTCTCGACGCGATCCACGAGGCCAGGCACGACTGCTCGGCCATCATCATCAACCCGGCAGGGCTCACCCACACGTCAGTGGTGCTGCGTGACGCGCTCGCAGGCGTACCGCTGCCATTCGCCGAAATTCACATCTCAAACGTGTTCGCCCGCGAAGAGTTCCGCCATCACTCGTTCATCTCGCCGCTCGCAGAGTTCGTCATTACCGGCGCGGGTATCCAAGGCTACGAGTTTGCGGTACGTAGGATCGCGAGCCTACTTGCTCGGTAG
- the trmB gene encoding tRNA (guanosine(46)-N7)-methyltransferase TrmB, which yields MTEQPRKAFDPSTFRDKPVSFVRRSGRMTPSQERAWEESRSDFLLEIAHGPAATSVAPGETGDPAQIFGRDAELIVEVGSGQGHQILSAAAARPETNFLAIEVFRAGLARTVIRAADAGLTNLRLAEVNAPELLEHYLPAGSVAEIWVFFPDPWKKAKHHKRRLISADFARIAHRALQPGGVLRLGTDWQNYADHMRVVMDEAPGFERAFEGEWAERYEGRVLTAFENKGIEKGRDIRDLTYRKV from the coding sequence GTGACTGAGCAGCCGCGCAAAGCCTTTGACCCCTCGACATTCCGCGACAAACCCGTATCGTTTGTCCGCCGAAGCGGCAGGATGACGCCATCCCAGGAGCGGGCATGGGAGGAATCGCGAAGCGACTTCCTGCTCGAGATTGCTCACGGTCCGGCCGCGACGAGCGTCGCGCCGGGGGAGACCGGGGACCCGGCTCAGATCTTTGGGCGCGACGCTGAGCTCATCGTAGAGGTGGGTTCTGGTCAGGGCCATCAGATCCTCTCTGCCGCAGCTGCACGGCCTGAGACAAACTTCCTCGCTATTGAGGTGTTTCGCGCGGGTCTCGCACGAACGGTCATTCGGGCGGCTGACGCCGGACTCACGAACTTGCGCCTCGCCGAGGTGAATGCCCCTGAGTTGCTCGAACACTACTTGCCGGCGGGCTCGGTCGCAGAGATCTGGGTGTTCTTCCCAGACCCCTGGAAGAAGGCCAAGCACCACAAGCGCAGACTCATCAGCGCAGATTTCGCGAGGATCGCCCACCGGGCATTGCAGCCTGGTGGAGTGCTGCGTCTCGGCACTGACTGGCAGAACTACGCAGATCATATGCGCGTTGTCATGGACGAAGCCCCCGGTTTCGAGCGCGCATTCGAGGGGGAGTGGGCTGAGCGCTACGAAGGTCGAGTGCTCACGGCATTTGAAAACAAGGGCATTGAGAAGGGCCGCGACATCCGCGACCTCACGTACCGCAAGGTCTAG